In one Amaranthus tricolor cultivar Red isolate AtriRed21 chromosome 8, ASM2621246v1, whole genome shotgun sequence genomic region, the following are encoded:
- the LOC130820981 gene encoding uncharacterized membrane protein At3g27390-like isoform X1, which produces MQTQNNICVLIAYFIVFIPVFAFLFVLGVAKGAIISPFVFLIIAFGDTGVVLGLWPLHLFWSIYCLIKTKKFGPYMKCLLILLVPIPIAIWTVVGVVGSAIMGIGYGYVWPVMETFKAISTEQESLAIKLFRVFTDGTWNNLWGACTIVRDFADFSFHSYFSVMDEMLDSKREEPIELKVAVLPGCIVSAILGIVVDIPIITLITIYKTPLLLFKGWHRLIQDLIGREGPFLETVCVPFAGLWILLWPIVVLFALLLGILSSIAFGFYAAVVTYEENSTKRGLLYVIASASIYDEYTNDLLYLREGSCFPRTRYRDRVEPAPEQLPLKDLRKHSDADEPLISNKTNSLQAKVIWDSLFKAYEDIGVELFRERAFGLEDLGSWKHSKNKIVNIGIPAYAFLECFLRSIKSGSSGFIMRDNIEITQVNRPEGRIFDWLYEPMCVMKEQIRHMNLTEAEELYFYKHCLYSGEFEKVESWRNGGVPPLDEIKRGQMEGISRRLQGLCLTLSRLPTSRRRFLEVVKKIEQEVTKHSGVIEI; this is translated from the exons ATGCAAACCCAAAATAACATATGCGTTTTGATCGCCTACTTCATTGTCTTTATCCCTGTTTTTGCCTTCCTCTTTGTTCTTGGAGTTGCCAAAG GTGCTATAATAAGTCCGTTTGTATTTCTTATAATTGCATTTGGTGACACTGGAGTTGTGCTTGGTTTATGGCCTCTTCATCTTTTCTGGAGTATTTACTGCTTGATCAA AACAAAGAAATTCGGACCATATATGAAATGCCTGTTGATATTGTTGGTACCAATACCGATAGCAATTTGGACAGTGGTTGGTGTCGTAGGAAGTGCAATAATGGGAATCGGTTATGGTTATGTGTGGCCTGTCATGGAAACGTTCAAAGCCATCAGCACTGAACAGGAGTCCCTTGCTATTAAGTTGTTTAGAGTCTTCACG GATGGAACATGGAACAACTTATGGGGAGCTTGTACAATTGTTCGCGATTTCGCTGATTTTTCatttcattcttatttttctGTCATGGATGAGATGCTTGACTCCAAACGAGAAGAACCTATTGAACTCAA GGTTGCGGTGTTACCTGGATGTATCGTATCAGCCATACTTGGTATCGTTGTCGACATTCCAATCATTACACTAATAACTATCTATAAAACTCCTCTACTGCTGTTCAAAGGGTGGCACCGGTTAATACAAGATCTCATAGGAAGGGAGGGGCCTTTCTTAGAAACTGTGTGTGTTCCTTTTGCTGGCCTTTGGATTCTCTTATGGCCAATTGTTGTCCTTTTTGCCTTGCTGCTCGGTATCCTTTCAAGTATCGCTTTTGGATTTTATGCTGCGGTTGTCACATACGAG GAGAATTCAACCAAAAGAGGATTGCTGTATGTAATTGCTTCTGCATCCATATATGATGAGTACACAAATGATTTACTATACCTTAGAGAAGGTTCCTGCTTTCCCAG AACCAGATATCGTGATCGAGTTGAACCCGCTCCAGAACAGCTGCCCTTGAAGGATCTCCGAAAACATTCTGATGCAGATGAACCTTTGATTTCTAACAAAACAAACTCACTTCAGGCAAAAGTG ATATGGGATAGTCTTTTCAAAGCTTACGAGGATATAGGCGTGGAGCTTTTTCGTGAAAGAGCCTTTGGACTTGAGGATTTGGGTAGCTGGAAACACTCAAAGAACAAAATTGTTAATATTGGGATACCGGCTTATGCCTTCCTTGAGTGCTTCCTTAGATCGATCAAGAGTGGTTCGTCTGGATTTATAATGC gtgataatattgaaataacgCAAGTGAACAGACCCGAGGGAAGGATTTTCGATTGGCTCTATGAACCAATGTGTGTGATGAAAGAGCAAATTAGGCATATGAATTTGACCGAAGCAGAAGAACTATATTTTTACAAACACTGTCTATATTCCGGTGAGTTTGAGAAAGTTGAGTCATGGCGGAATGGTGGCGTTCCTCCcttggatgagattaaaaggggTCAAATGGAGGGTATTAGTAGAAG ATTGCAAGGCCTTTGCTTGACATTATCACGGCTGCCTACATCAAGACGTCGGTTTCTTGAAGTTGTGAAGAAAATAGAACAAGAAGTAACAAAGCATAGCGGTGTTATTGAGATATGA
- the LOC130820862 gene encoding protein root UVB sensitive 4 isoform X1, with protein sequence MQSSTTIPLNFQSIQFSWKSSFPPILSLQIIPNSNSNSNSKTLFSNTTFNTFSLFTSIKTSQNSNFRQPFIEKDQYLLKTELPVVVKKSGKDFKYFWNGNSLELICVDSEDTLSIVQGIEVGIRKFLRIVRDFFIPKQVTENYIEYVKWKFLHRVFSSSLQVLATQAMFRAIGVGHAQSLSSAAAMNWVLKDGLGRLSRCIYTACVGSAFDTNLKRVRFATSVMFSLSIGIELMTPAFPHCFLILASVANIAKQISLACYLATGTAVHRSFALADNMGEVSAKAQIQTVCFDNLGLLLAASLNVMFKNNERLQAGLPFVVYPIFSAIDLCGIYQSLKHVHLQSLTKDRLELILNKWIEYGYVPSPAEVSKLEGVNLWENIGSKKGKWPIRIGCLDPKRQIPLLTVLTMNSLSREDFYFICLETRHGTRLQNQGILISLREGASTEDMILGLLQACYIRETLNSNSSMWEDILEGCRISHSHAMRWFNLIQDCKRRAQVDLTALQEQMLNSSWVTKNILLGTQEQVRYSLEGETNS encoded by the exons ATGCAATCATCCACAACAATTCCTTTAAACTTTCAATCCATTCAATTCTCATGGAAATCATCTTTCCCCCCAATTTTATCACTCCAAATCATCCCCAATTCCAATTCCAATTCCAATTCCAAAACCCTATTTTCAAACACCACATTTAATACTTTTTCTCTCTTCACCTCCATTAAAACCTCCCAAAACTCAAATTTTCGACAACCGTTTATAGAAAAGGACCAGTATTTGCTAAAAACAGAACTTCCTGTTGTAGTTAAGAAAAGTGGTAAAGATTTTAAGTACTTCTGGAATGGGAATTCCCTTGAATTAATTTGTGTTGATAGTGAAGATACTCTATCAATTGTTCAAGGTATTGAAGTGGGCATAAGAAAGTTTCTTAGAATAGTGAGAGATTTTTTCATTCCAAAGCAAGTTACTGAGAATTACATTGAATATGTCAAGTGGAAGTTTTTGCATAGAGTTTTCAGTTCTTCCCTTCAAGTTCTTGCAACTCAG GCCATGTTTCGAGCTATAGGAGTTGGGCATGCTCAATCACTGTCATCAGCTGCAGCTATGAactgggttttgaaggatggacttGGTCGATTGAGTCGGTGCATTTATACAGCTTGTGTTGGTTCAGCTTTCGACACGAATTTGAAG AGAGTTAGGTTTGCGACTTCAGTTATGTTCAGCTTAAGCATTGGAATCGAGTTGATGACCCCTGCTTTTCCACATTGCTTCCTAATTCTTGCTTCTGTGGCCAACATTGCTAAACAAATAAGCTTGGCGTGCTACCTGGCAACTGGT ACTGCTGTTCATCGAAGCTTTGCATTAGCTGACAACATGGGTGAGGTTTCTGCAAAAGCGCAG ATCCAAACTGTGTGCTTTGATAATTTGGGTCTTCTGTTGGCTGCATCATTAAATGTTATGTTCAAGAATAATGAAAG ATTGCAAGCAGGTTTACCATTTGTGGTATACCCTATATTCTCAGCAATTGACCTATGTGGAATTTACCAATCGCTCAAGCATGTTCATCTGCAGAGTTTAACCAAG GATAGGCTTGAGCTCATTCTCAACAAATGGATTGAGTATGGATATGTACCGTCACCGGCTGAAGTGAGCAAGCTGGAAGGAGTTAATCTTTGGGAAAATATCG GCAGTAAGAAAGGAAAATGGCCGATCCGAATCGGTTGCTTGGACCCCAAAAGACAGATACCGCTCTTGACAGTTTTGACAATGAATTCTCTGAGTAGAGaggatttttattttatttgcttAGAAACCCGTCATGGAACGAGATTGCAAAAC CAAGGAATTCTCATTTCTCTTCGAGAAGGTGCAAGTACCGAGGATATGATTTTGGGTTTGCTGCAG GCTTGCTACATCCGCGAAACTCTTAATTCAAATAGCAGTATGTGGGAAGACATCTTAGAGGGCTGTCGTATCTCACATTCTCATGCCATGAGATGGTTTAATTTGATTCAAGACTGCAAGAGGCGTGCACAGGTAGACCTGACCGCATTGCAAGAACAGATGTTGAACTCAAGTTGGGTTACGAAGAACATTTTGTTAGGCACACAAGAACAAGTTCGATACAGTTTAGAAGGCGAAACCAACTCATAG
- the LOC130820981 gene encoding uncharacterized membrane protein At3g27390-like isoform X2, with translation MVGVVGSAIMGIGYGYVWPVMETFKAISTEQESLAIKLFRVFTDGTWNNLWGACTIVRDFADFSFHSYFSVMDEMLDSKREEPIELKVAVLPGCIVSAILGIVVDIPIITLITIYKTPLLLFKGWHRLIQDLIGREGPFLETVCVPFAGLWILLWPIVVLFALLLGILSSIAFGFYAAVVTYEENSTKRGLLYVIASASIYDEYTNDLLYLREGSCFPRTRYRDRVEPAPEQLPLKDLRKHSDADEPLISNKTNSLQAKVIWDSLFKAYEDIGVELFRERAFGLEDLGSWKHSKNKIVNIGIPAYAFLECFLRSIKSGSSGFIMRDNIEITQVNRPEGRIFDWLYEPMCVMKEQIRHMNLTEAEELYFYKHCLYSGEFEKVESWRNGGVPPLDEIKRGQMEGISRRLQGLCLTLSRLPTSRRRFLEVVKKIEQEVTKHSGVIEI, from the exons A TGGTTGGTGTCGTAGGAAGTGCAATAATGGGAATCGGTTATGGTTATGTGTGGCCTGTCATGGAAACGTTCAAAGCCATCAGCACTGAACAGGAGTCCCTTGCTATTAAGTTGTTTAGAGTCTTCACG GATGGAACATGGAACAACTTATGGGGAGCTTGTACAATTGTTCGCGATTTCGCTGATTTTTCatttcattcttatttttctGTCATGGATGAGATGCTTGACTCCAAACGAGAAGAACCTATTGAACTCAA GGTTGCGGTGTTACCTGGATGTATCGTATCAGCCATACTTGGTATCGTTGTCGACATTCCAATCATTACACTAATAACTATCTATAAAACTCCTCTACTGCTGTTCAAAGGGTGGCACCGGTTAATACAAGATCTCATAGGAAGGGAGGGGCCTTTCTTAGAAACTGTGTGTGTTCCTTTTGCTGGCCTTTGGATTCTCTTATGGCCAATTGTTGTCCTTTTTGCCTTGCTGCTCGGTATCCTTTCAAGTATCGCTTTTGGATTTTATGCTGCGGTTGTCACATACGAG GAGAATTCAACCAAAAGAGGATTGCTGTATGTAATTGCTTCTGCATCCATATATGATGAGTACACAAATGATTTACTATACCTTAGAGAAGGTTCCTGCTTTCCCAG AACCAGATATCGTGATCGAGTTGAACCCGCTCCAGAACAGCTGCCCTTGAAGGATCTCCGAAAACATTCTGATGCAGATGAACCTTTGATTTCTAACAAAACAAACTCACTTCAGGCAAAAGTG ATATGGGATAGTCTTTTCAAAGCTTACGAGGATATAGGCGTGGAGCTTTTTCGTGAAAGAGCCTTTGGACTTGAGGATTTGGGTAGCTGGAAACACTCAAAGAACAAAATTGTTAATATTGGGATACCGGCTTATGCCTTCCTTGAGTGCTTCCTTAGATCGATCAAGAGTGGTTCGTCTGGATTTATAATGC gtgataatattgaaataacgCAAGTGAACAGACCCGAGGGAAGGATTTTCGATTGGCTCTATGAACCAATGTGTGTGATGAAAGAGCAAATTAGGCATATGAATTTGACCGAAGCAGAAGAACTATATTTTTACAAACACTGTCTATATTCCGGTGAGTTTGAGAAAGTTGAGTCATGGCGGAATGGTGGCGTTCCTCCcttggatgagattaaaaggggTCAAATGGAGGGTATTAGTAGAAG ATTGCAAGGCCTTTGCTTGACATTATCACGGCTGCCTACATCAAGACGTCGGTTTCTTGAAGTTGTGAAGAAAATAGAACAAGAAGTAACAAAGCATAGCGGTGTTATTGAGATATGA
- the LOC130820862 gene encoding protein root UVB sensitive 4 isoform X3 — translation MQSSTTIPLNFQSIQFSWKSSFPPILSLQIIPNSNSNSNSKTLFSNTTFNTFSLFTSIKTSQNSNFRQPFIEKDQYLLKTELPVVVKKSGKDFKYFWNGNSLELICVDSEDTLSIVQGIEVGIRKFLRIVRDFFIPKQVTENYIEYVKWKFLHRVFSSSLQVLATQAMFRAIGVGHAQSLSSAAAMNWVLKDGLGRLSRCIYTACVGSAFDTNLKRVRFATSVMFSLSIGIELMTPAFPHCFLILASVANIAKQISLACYLATGTAVHRSFALADNMGEVSAKAQIQTVCFDNLGLLLAASLNVMFKNNERLQAGLPFVVYPIFSAIDLCGIYQSLKHVHLQSLTKDRLELILNKWIEYGYVPSPAEVSKLEGVNLWENIGSKKGKWPIRIGCLDPKRQIPLLTVLTMNSLSREDFYFICLETRHGTRLQNQGILISLREGASTEDMILGLLQLL, via the exons ATGCAATCATCCACAACAATTCCTTTAAACTTTCAATCCATTCAATTCTCATGGAAATCATCTTTCCCCCCAATTTTATCACTCCAAATCATCCCCAATTCCAATTCCAATTCCAATTCCAAAACCCTATTTTCAAACACCACATTTAATACTTTTTCTCTCTTCACCTCCATTAAAACCTCCCAAAACTCAAATTTTCGACAACCGTTTATAGAAAAGGACCAGTATTTGCTAAAAACAGAACTTCCTGTTGTAGTTAAGAAAAGTGGTAAAGATTTTAAGTACTTCTGGAATGGGAATTCCCTTGAATTAATTTGTGTTGATAGTGAAGATACTCTATCAATTGTTCAAGGTATTGAAGTGGGCATAAGAAAGTTTCTTAGAATAGTGAGAGATTTTTTCATTCCAAAGCAAGTTACTGAGAATTACATTGAATATGTCAAGTGGAAGTTTTTGCATAGAGTTTTCAGTTCTTCCCTTCAAGTTCTTGCAACTCAG GCCATGTTTCGAGCTATAGGAGTTGGGCATGCTCAATCACTGTCATCAGCTGCAGCTATGAactgggttttgaaggatggacttGGTCGATTGAGTCGGTGCATTTATACAGCTTGTGTTGGTTCAGCTTTCGACACGAATTTGAAG AGAGTTAGGTTTGCGACTTCAGTTATGTTCAGCTTAAGCATTGGAATCGAGTTGATGACCCCTGCTTTTCCACATTGCTTCCTAATTCTTGCTTCTGTGGCCAACATTGCTAAACAAATAAGCTTGGCGTGCTACCTGGCAACTGGT ACTGCTGTTCATCGAAGCTTTGCATTAGCTGACAACATGGGTGAGGTTTCTGCAAAAGCGCAG ATCCAAACTGTGTGCTTTGATAATTTGGGTCTTCTGTTGGCTGCATCATTAAATGTTATGTTCAAGAATAATGAAAG ATTGCAAGCAGGTTTACCATTTGTGGTATACCCTATATTCTCAGCAATTGACCTATGTGGAATTTACCAATCGCTCAAGCATGTTCATCTGCAGAGTTTAACCAAG GATAGGCTTGAGCTCATTCTCAACAAATGGATTGAGTATGGATATGTACCGTCACCGGCTGAAGTGAGCAAGCTGGAAGGAGTTAATCTTTGGGAAAATATCG GCAGTAAGAAAGGAAAATGGCCGATCCGAATCGGTTGCTTGGACCCCAAAAGACAGATACCGCTCTTGACAGTTTTGACAATGAATTCTCTGAGTAGAGaggatttttattttatttgcttAGAAACCCGTCATGGAACGAGATTGCAAAAC CAAGGAATTCTCATTTCTCTTCGAGAAGGTGCAAGTACCGAGGATATGATTTTGGGTTTGCTGCAG TTGCTATGA
- the LOC130821007 gene encoding B3 domain-containing transcription factor VRN1-like — translation MEGDDNDEWPITTFYKLILDQPRLDLQQLELPKIFMNAYGNDLSDTISLILPPNKVWKFDLVRQNNKAFLQNDWPNFVEFYSLSHGHLLVFKYRGNSCFNVVIFDMSASEIDYPCHHETSRSQNQKVM, via the exons ATGGAaggtgatgataatgatgagtgGCCTATAACCACTTTTTACAAGCTCATACTTGATCAACCCCGACTTGATCTCCAACAATTG GAACTTCCAAAAATATTTATGAACGCTTATGGAAATGATCTTTCAGACACCATATCACTAATTTTACCACCCAATAAAGTATGGAAATTTGACTTGGTAAGACAAAATAACAAGGCTTTTTTACAAAATGATTGGCCTAACTTTGTGGAGTTTTACTCATTGTCTCATGGCCACCTTTTAGTGTTCAAGTATCGAGGGAATTCTTGTTTCAATGTGGTCATATTTGATATGAGTGCTAGTGAGATTGATTATCCATGTCATCATGAAACAAGCCGCTCACAAAATCAGAAGGTTATGTAA
- the LOC130820862 gene encoding protein root UVB sensitive 4 isoform X2 has product MQSSTTIPLNFQSIQFSWKSSFPPILSLQIIPNSNSNSNSKTLFSNTTFNTFSLFTSIKTSQNSNFRQPFIEKDQYLLKTELPVVVKKSGKDFKYFWNGNSLELICVDSEDTLSIVQGIEVGIRKFLRIVRDFFIPKQVTENYIEYVKWKFLHRVFSSSLQVLATQAMFRAIGVGHAQSLSSAAAMNWVLKDGLGRLSRCIYTACVGSAFDTNLKRVRFATSVMFSLSIGIELMTPAFPHCFLILASVANIAKQISLACYLATGTAVHRSFALADNMGEVSAKAQIQTVCFDNLGLLLAASLNVMFKNNERLELILNKWIEYGYVPSPAEVSKLEGVNLWENIGSKKGKWPIRIGCLDPKRQIPLLTVLTMNSLSREDFYFICLETRHGTRLQNQGILISLREGASTEDMILGLLQACYIRETLNSNSSMWEDILEGCRISHSHAMRWFNLIQDCKRRAQVDLTALQEQMLNSSWVTKNILLGTQEQVRYSLEGETNS; this is encoded by the exons ATGCAATCATCCACAACAATTCCTTTAAACTTTCAATCCATTCAATTCTCATGGAAATCATCTTTCCCCCCAATTTTATCACTCCAAATCATCCCCAATTCCAATTCCAATTCCAATTCCAAAACCCTATTTTCAAACACCACATTTAATACTTTTTCTCTCTTCACCTCCATTAAAACCTCCCAAAACTCAAATTTTCGACAACCGTTTATAGAAAAGGACCAGTATTTGCTAAAAACAGAACTTCCTGTTGTAGTTAAGAAAAGTGGTAAAGATTTTAAGTACTTCTGGAATGGGAATTCCCTTGAATTAATTTGTGTTGATAGTGAAGATACTCTATCAATTGTTCAAGGTATTGAAGTGGGCATAAGAAAGTTTCTTAGAATAGTGAGAGATTTTTTCATTCCAAAGCAAGTTACTGAGAATTACATTGAATATGTCAAGTGGAAGTTTTTGCATAGAGTTTTCAGTTCTTCCCTTCAAGTTCTTGCAACTCAG GCCATGTTTCGAGCTATAGGAGTTGGGCATGCTCAATCACTGTCATCAGCTGCAGCTATGAactgggttttgaaggatggacttGGTCGATTGAGTCGGTGCATTTATACAGCTTGTGTTGGTTCAGCTTTCGACACGAATTTGAAG AGAGTTAGGTTTGCGACTTCAGTTATGTTCAGCTTAAGCATTGGAATCGAGTTGATGACCCCTGCTTTTCCACATTGCTTCCTAATTCTTGCTTCTGTGGCCAACATTGCTAAACAAATAAGCTTGGCGTGCTACCTGGCAACTGGT ACTGCTGTTCATCGAAGCTTTGCATTAGCTGACAACATGGGTGAGGTTTCTGCAAAAGCGCAG ATCCAAACTGTGTGCTTTGATAATTTGGGTCTTCTGTTGGCTGCATCATTAAATGTTATGTTCAAGAATAATGAAAG GCTTGAGCTCATTCTCAACAAATGGATTGAGTATGGATATGTACCGTCACCGGCTGAAGTGAGCAAGCTGGAAGGAGTTAATCTTTGGGAAAATATCG GCAGTAAGAAAGGAAAATGGCCGATCCGAATCGGTTGCTTGGACCCCAAAAGACAGATACCGCTCTTGACAGTTTTGACAATGAATTCTCTGAGTAGAGaggatttttattttatttgcttAGAAACCCGTCATGGAACGAGATTGCAAAAC CAAGGAATTCTCATTTCTCTTCGAGAAGGTGCAAGTACCGAGGATATGATTTTGGGTTTGCTGCAG GCTTGCTACATCCGCGAAACTCTTAATTCAAATAGCAGTATGTGGGAAGACATCTTAGAGGGCTGTCGTATCTCACATTCTCATGCCATGAGATGGTTTAATTTGATTCAAGACTGCAAGAGGCGTGCACAGGTAGACCTGACCGCATTGCAAGAACAGATGTTGAACTCAAGTTGGGTTACGAAGAACATTTTGTTAGGCACACAAGAACAAGTTCGATACAGTTTAGAAGGCGAAACCAACTCATAG